A genomic segment from Tuwongella immobilis encodes:
- a CDS encoding DUF3472 domain-containing protein, with product MRRWMLVIPGLVAAIGLILLADSSVAQAPKAENPYKRMPWHLVDTWWDLGKEVPFESLAIDVTLSDDVPNSVNLYVAPLGIAYFNGTQCYGGIQTNSDGNTKEQPRLQRIGRGLLFSRWDERRIDAIRPADGGWFQSSGHEGDFISVRRPYAWTKGKYTYKLVKMDADLLDGKPVTWIGAFLYSHQKNEHVFIGALRFDGKDLKLGRKMANFVEIYGAYRPVSEIPTLTITFGTPVVNGTPVKSATAEAIYPKGVPDVADTRAVDGNLVIEVGKPIDNRSKRRVPVIPAGG from the coding sequence ATGCGGCGATGGATGTTGGTGATTCCGGGATTGGTGGCGGCAATTGGGCTGATTCTGCTGGCCGATTCCAGCGTGGCCCAGGCTCCGAAGGCGGAGAATCCCTACAAGCGCATGCCCTGGCATCTGGTGGATACCTGGTGGGATCTCGGCAAGGAAGTCCCGTTTGAAAGTCTCGCCATTGATGTGACGCTCAGCGACGATGTGCCCAATTCGGTGAATCTGTATGTGGCCCCGCTGGGCATCGCCTATTTTAACGGCACCCAATGTTATGGCGGAATCCAGACCAATTCGGACGGCAACACCAAGGAACAACCGCGATTGCAGCGCATTGGCCGCGGATTACTCTTTTCTCGCTGGGATGAACGGCGAATCGACGCGATTCGGCCTGCGGATGGCGGCTGGTTCCAAAGTTCGGGTCACGAGGGCGATTTCATTTCCGTGCGGCGACCGTATGCGTGGACCAAAGGCAAATATACCTACAAATTGGTGAAAATGGATGCGGACTTGCTCGATGGCAAGCCCGTGACCTGGATTGGAGCATTTCTTTACTCGCATCAGAAGAATGAACATGTCTTTATTGGTGCGCTCCGATTCGACGGGAAAGATCTGAAATTGGGCCGGAAAATGGCCAATTTTGTGGAAATCTACGGTGCCTATCGCCCCGTGTCGGAGATTCCCACGTTGACGATCACCTTCGGCACGCCGGTGGTGAATGGCACGCCGGTGAAATCTGCGACTGCCGAGGCGATTTATCCCAAGGGCGTGCCGGATGTTGCGGACACGCGTGCGGTGGATGGCAACTTGGTCATCGAAGTCGGCAAACCGATCGACAACCGCAGCAAACGACGAGTTCCCGTCATTCCAGCCGGTGGGTGA
- a CDS encoding sigma-54-dependent Fis family transcriptional regulator codes for MADAWDNEPVVTNGPQLLLELAHEHQMDHLLTLLVHRLAESPRVALARIWLKRPGDRCGQCRMRPECPNQTECLHLVASAGQSRDLPDDRWNSIDGDFQRFPLGVRKVGWIAANGQPLEIPNLGIGNPWIAQPQWIQREGITGFGGQPLVHRGEIMGVLAVFARGTIGELCMQWLRTIANHAAAALATARAFAEIESLKRQLESENEYLREEVERRSAFGELIGQSAALQQVTQRIDLVAPTTANVLILGESGTGKELVARELHRRSLRAKQPLIQVNCAAIPRELYESEFFGHVRGAFTGALRDRMGRFELANGGTLFLDEIGEIPLELQAKLLRVLQEGKLERVGEERTRSVDVRIIAATNRDLRQEADAGRFRPDLYYRLSVFPIEVPPLRDRLDDLPLLAEHFLERTARQLGRPKPRLTRAVMQQMQQYHWPGNIRELQHILERSLIISAPDRFRVDLPSGSTSAAGSNLSAGVESAPLPAASGGPATPREILTDAQLRQIEAENLRAAMKVCRGKVSGRGGVAELLGVKPTTVFSRLKSLGIEPRVDF; via the coding sequence ATGGCCGATGCTTGGGACAATGAACCAGTCGTGACCAATGGTCCGCAACTTTTGCTCGAGTTGGCACACGAGCATCAGATGGATCATTTGCTCACGCTGTTGGTCCATCGCTTGGCGGAGTCGCCTCGGGTGGCGCTGGCGCGGATTTGGCTCAAACGGCCGGGCGATCGCTGCGGACAATGTCGAATGCGCCCCGAGTGCCCCAATCAGACGGAATGTCTGCATCTGGTCGCCAGCGCGGGTCAATCGCGAGACTTGCCGGATGACCGTTGGAATTCCATCGATGGGGATTTTCAGCGATTTCCGCTCGGCGTTCGGAAAGTCGGTTGGATTGCGGCCAATGGTCAGCCGTTGGAAATTCCGAATCTCGGCATCGGCAACCCGTGGATCGCTCAGCCGCAGTGGATTCAACGGGAAGGAATTACTGGCTTTGGTGGTCAGCCGCTGGTGCATCGTGGCGAAATCATGGGCGTGCTCGCCGTGTTTGCCCGCGGAACCATCGGCGAACTTTGCATGCAGTGGCTGCGAACCATTGCGAATCATGCCGCCGCTGCCTTGGCCACGGCCCGCGCCTTTGCGGAAATCGAGTCCCTGAAGCGTCAGCTCGAATCCGAGAACGAATATCTCCGCGAGGAAGTCGAACGCCGCAGCGCATTTGGCGAGTTGATCGGGCAGAGCGCTGCGTTGCAACAGGTGACTCAGCGCATCGATTTAGTCGCCCCCACAACCGCCAATGTGCTGATTCTCGGCGAGAGCGGCACCGGCAAAGAATTGGTCGCACGCGAACTCCACCGACGCAGCTTGCGCGCCAAGCAACCGCTGATTCAAGTGAACTGTGCGGCCATTCCGCGGGAGTTGTACGAAAGCGAATTCTTCGGCCATGTGCGGGGCGCATTCACCGGGGCATTGCGTGACCGCATGGGACGATTTGAGTTGGCCAACGGCGGCACGTTATTCTTGGACGAAATCGGCGAGATTCCGCTGGAATTGCAGGCCAAATTGCTCCGCGTCTTGCAAGAAGGCAAACTCGAACGCGTGGGCGAAGAACGGACGCGCTCGGTGGATGTGCGGATCATCGCCGCGACCAATCGGGACTTACGCCAGGAAGCCGACGCTGGGCGGTTTCGCCCGGATTTGTACTATCGACTAAGCGTCTTTCCGATCGAAGTGCCGCCGTTACGGGATCGCCTGGACGATTTGCCGTTGCTTGCGGAGCATTTCTTGGAACGCACCGCGCGGCAACTCGGTCGCCCCAAGCCCCGACTGACGCGGGCGGTGATGCAGCAGATGCAGCAATATCACTGGCCGGGAAATATCCGCGAATTGCAACATATTTTGGAACGCAGTTTGATCATTTCCGCGCCCGATCGCTTTCGCGTGGATCTGCCCAGCGGCTCGACATCGGCCGCCGGTTCCAACCTATCGGCGGGTGTCGAATCGGCCCCGCTCCCGGCAGCGTCAGGGGGCCCCGCCACACCGCGCGAGATTCTCACCGATGCCCAACTGCGTCAGATCGAAGCAGAGAATCTGCGGGCGGCCATGAAGGTTTGTCGTGGCAAGGTTTCTGGCCGGGGTGGCGTCGCAGAACTACTCGGCGTGAAGCCCACCACAGTGTTTTCGCGGCTGAAATCGCTGGGAATTGAGCCGCGAGTCGATTTCTGA